Proteins encoded in a region of the Atopobium sp. oral taxon 416 genome:
- a CDS encoding 2-oxoacid:acceptor oxidoreductase family protein encodes MWTRWADPGCADAIVAFEAIEALRAWQYLKEGGTVIVNDETIAPVSVAIGTFKMPDDVEARLDALGAKKINAGVIARAAGGGRNRPMSCLSAPSQRCFPSTRKPGSLPSGAACPQDD; translated from the coding sequence ATGTGGACTCGATGGGCAGATCCAGGCTGCGCTGATGCAATAGTTGCCTTCGAGGCAATAGAGGCACTTCGTGCCTGGCAGTACTTGAAGGAGGGCGGCACCGTGATCGTGAATGACGAGACGATTGCGCCGGTCTCCGTAGCCATCGGCACGTTCAAGATGCCGGACGATGTGGAAGCAAGGCTCGATGCTCTGGGAGCCAAGAAGATCAATGCTGGCGTCATCGCACGTGCAGCAGGGGGGGGTCGGAATCGACCAATGTCGTGCTTGTCGGCGCCCTCTCAACGATGCTTCCCCTCGACGAGGAAGCCTGGGAGTCTGCCATCAGGCGCTGCGTGCCCCCAAGACGATTGA
- a CDS encoding transposase, which yields MRVTLKAHQSKKRGAWRIGYKAHIGVDAGSGLVHAVETTA from the coding sequence ATACGCGTAACCCTTAAAGCGCACCAGTCTAAGAAAAGGGGAGCCTGGCGTATCGGATACAAGGCGCATATCGGCGTAGACGCCGGTAGCGGCCTTGTGCATGCTGTGGAGACGACCGCTTAG
- a CDS encoding Txe/YoeB family addiction module toxin, translating to MNWQQTMALNKVWAPEAWDDYIWWQTQDKKTLRRINALVKDIERNGVSSGTGKPEQLRGDLSGFWSRRIDSQNRLVYRVVGANLEIAQCRSHYGDH from the coding sequence ATGAACTGGCAGCAGACGATGGCGCTGAATAAAGTCTGGGCCCCAGAAGCCTGGGATGACTACATATGGTGGCAGACGCAGGACAAGAAGACGCTCAGGCGGATAAACGCTCTCGTGAAGGATATCGAACGCAATGGCGTGTCCTCGGGCACAGGAAAGCCTGAACAGCTACGAGGCGATCTTTCTGGGTTCTGGTCAAGACGCATCGACTCACAAAACCGCCTGGTCTATCGCGTCGTCGGCGCTAATCTTGAGATTGCCCAGTGCCGTTCGCACTACGGAGATCACTAA
- a CDS encoding type II toxin-antitoxin system RelB/DinJ family antitoxin gives MASTVMVNIRMDPETKKGMEETCRDLGMSMTTAFVIYARKVAREHRIPFEVSVDPFYSDENQAHLRQAKVDLDAGHSIVHELAADDGAE, from the coding sequence ATGGCGTCTACAGTAATGGTAAATATCCGTATGGACCCAGAGACCAAAAAGGGTATGGAAGAGACTTGCCGTGATCTGGGCATGAGCATGACCACAGCGTTCGTGATCTATGCGAGAAAGGTGGCACGTGAGCACCGCATCCCTTTTGAGGTATCGGTAGATCCCTTCTACTCGGATGAGAACCAGGCACACCTTCGCCAGGCAAAGGTAGACCTCGATGCAGGCCACAGCATCGTCCATGAACTGGCAGCAGACGATGGCGCTGAATAA
- a CDS encoding transposase has protein sequence MELDDLLRKTLDEYLASYKEHSSKIERFDKRIEELAGDDDYKESVKKLGCLLGIKTHTAPSLIVETGDFSRFAKGNTYAAFLGLAPGESSSGTKIQRSGISKAGNSHLRTLLIEGARGICKGQIGHKSKELRCRQDGNTADVIAYADRANTRLRSKYYRMIRHGKKRNVAVAAVARELACFIWAMMTGTIAFREA, from the coding sequence TTGGAACTGGATGATCTGCTGCGTAAGACCCTCGACGAGTATCTGGCATCCTATAAGGAACACTCATCAAAGATAGAACGCTTCGACAAACGGATCGAGGAACTTGCTGGCGATGATGATTACAAGGAAAGTGTCAAAAAGCTTGGCTGTCTTCTCGGTATAAAGACTCATACGGCACCTTCACTGATTGTAGAAACCGGCGATTTCAGTCGTTTTGCCAAAGGCAATACCTACGCTGCATTCCTCGGGCTTGCGCCGGGAGAATCTTCCAGTGGAACAAAGATCCAACGTAGCGGAATTTCAAAAGCTGGCAACAGTCATCTTCGTACGCTTCTCATTGAAGGGGCCAGAGGAATCTGCAAGGGACAGATCGGACATAAATCCAAGGAACTGCGCTGCAGGCAGGACGGGAATACAGCTGATGTCATTGCATATGCTGACAGAGCAAACACAAGACTTCGAAGCAAGTATTACCGGATGATCCGCCATGGGAAAAAAAGAAATGTAGCGGTTGCTGCAGTTGCCAGGGAACTTGCCTGCTTTATATGGGCAATGATGACAGGCACTATCGCTTTCAGAGAAGCCTAA
- a CDS encoding 2-oxoacid:acceptor oxidoreductase family protein, with protein MPHATASTKSSSVELTGKQVELEGTRTVLLVGVGGQGTILAGNILAMTAAEADLDVKISEIHSMSQRGGSVSTVIRVGSHVDSMGRSRLR; from the coding sequence ATGCCGCACGCAACAGCATCTACCAAGAGCTCCTCTGTCGAGCTTACCGGCAAGCAGGTAGAGCTTGAAGGCACCCGTACCGTCCTGCTCGTCGGTGTCGGCGGCCAGGGCACGATCCTGGCAGGCAATATCCTGGCCATGACAGCAGCAGAGGCTGATCTCGACGTGAAGATCTCCGAGATTCACAGCATGAGCCAGAGAGGCGGCTCCGTCTCCACGGTCATCCGCGTGGGAAGCCATGTGGACTCGATGGGCAGATCCAGGCTGCGCTGA
- a CDS encoding transposase, translated as MDVHSSNYTLCAMEPVVGAEDRVFSNIQVPPDYKNVLQFIENLKKKLGLTDTYSVECGYEAGCLGYSLYHQLTNAGVKCVILAPSTMLAPQGKRVKTDARDANMIAQCLCYGGYLAVHVPTDKDDSVEEYLRMRDDHKLALKKIKQQINAFCLRHGFFYDGNKWTIKHWS; from the coding sequence ATGGATGTCCATAGTTCGAATTACACTTTGTGTGCAATGGAGCCTGTGGTTGGGGCAGAGGACAGGGTCTTTTCCAACATCCAGGTACCCCCTGATTATAAAAACGTTCTCCAATTTATTGAGAACCTTAAAAAGAAACTTGGCCTTACCGATACTTATTCTGTTGAATGCGGCTACGAAGCCGGATGTCTTGGATACTCCTTATACCATCAGCTAACGAACGCCGGTGTAAAATGCGTCATTCTTGCGCCGAGCACAATGCTAGCCCCTCAGGGCAAGCGGGTGAAGACGGATGCACGTGATGCCAACATGATCGCCCAGTGTCTTTGCTATGGCGGATATCTTGCGGTTCATGTTCCCACCGATAAGGATGACTCTGTAGAAGAATATCTCCGTATGAGGGATGACCACAAACTGGCACTCAAGAAGATCAAACAGCAGATCAATGCTTTCTGCCTGCGTCATGGCTTCTTCTATGATGGCAACAAATGGACAATCAAGCACTGGAGCTAG